In Phaseolus vulgaris cultivar G19833 chromosome 10, P. vulgaris v2.0, whole genome shotgun sequence, a single genomic region encodes these proteins:
- the LOC137818949 gene encoding putative ABC transporter C family member 15, which translates to MLLENFYNIFGATELKSEFWNSWQPLESPCLVEHVILPVELGFFVILLVQILRKYVNLISKDSDGATKLMHPTAIKYGFSYKVSIVCNTLLLGVHASLLLLMLNHETQCTSKLQAFTSEIVQVLSWATSVIAICKISKSSTHFPWILRAWWLCNFIVCVISTGLHVHFSVTNNGEVSIREYADFLGLLASTCLLVISTRGKTGTVMLATNGAAEPLLGEKTEKHSECRKESPYGKATLLQLINFSWLNPLFAIGYKKPLEQNDIPDVDIKDSAEFLTCSFDESLRQVKEKDGTANPSIYKAIYLFARKKAALNALFAVVNASASYVGPYLITDFVDFLGEKETRGLNSGYLLSLAFLCAKMVETIAQRQWIFGARQLGLRLRAALISHIYQKGLHLSNRSRQTHTGGEIMNFMSVDVQRITDFVWYVNVIWMLPIQISLAVFVLHTNLGLGSLAALAATLGVMTLNIPLTKIQKRYQAKIMDAKDNRMKATSEVLRNMKTLKLQAWDSQFSQRIEALRNVEYSWLTKSLRQAAFSAFIFWGSPTFISVITFWACMFMGIELTAGRVLSAFATFRMLQDPIFSLPDLLNVIAQGKVSVDRIASFLREEEIQHDVIENVAKEKTEFDVVIEKGRFSWDPDSTTPTIDEIELKVKRGMKVAVCGSVGSGKSSLLSGILGEIYKKSGTVRISGTKAYVPQSAWILTGNIRDNITFGKEYNGDKYEKTVEACALKKDFELFSCGDMTEIGERGINMSGGQKQRIQIARAVYQDADIYLFDDPFSAVDAHTGTHLFKECLMGILKEKTIIFVTHQVEFLPAADLILVMQNGRITQAGKFDDLLKQNIGFEVLVGAHSKALESIVVAENSSRTSFNSISEEGESNFNSRSSLQLENTQHDKVQDNPPEDKGNDGKLVQEEERETGSISKEVYWTYLTTVKGGMFIPLILLAQSSFQILQIASNYWMAWVCPTSSDAKPIFDMNFILLIYMALSVAGSFCVLLRAMMVLNAGLWTAQSLFTKMLHSVFRAPMAFFDSTPAGRILNRASTDQSVLDMEMANKVGWCAFSIIQILGTIAVMCQVAWQVFVIFIPVTAVCIWYQRYYTPTARELARLAQIQITPILHHFSESLAGAASIRAFDQEGRFIYTNLILVDGFSRPWFHNVSAMEWLSFRLNLLSNFVFAFSLVMLVTLPEEIINPSIAGLAVTYGINLNVLQASVIWNICNAENKMISVERILQYTNITSEAPLVIEDSRPPSNWPETGTICFKNLQIRYAEHLPSVLKNITCTFPGRKKVGVVGRTGSGKSTLIQAIFRIVEPREGSIIIDNVDICKIGLHDLRSRLSIIPQDPALFEGTVRGNLDPLQHYSDIQVWEALDKCQLGHLVRAKEEKLDSPVVENGDNWSVGQRQLFCLGRALLKRSSILVLDEATASVDSATDGVLQNIISQEFKDRTVVTIAHRIHTVIDSDLVLVLSDGRIAEYDEPSRLLEREDSFFFKLIKEYSGRSHSFNSLATQHVQSREQL; encoded by the exons AGCTGAAAAGTGAGTTTTGGAATTCATGGCAGCCATTGGAATCACCATGCTTGGTGGAGCATGTGATTTTACCTGTGGAACTTGGGTTCTTTGTGATCTTGTTAGTCCAAATCCTAAGAAAATATGTGAACCTAATCAGCAAGGACTCAGATGGTGCCACAAAGTTGATGCATCCAACAGCAATCAAATATGGTTTTTCTTACAAAGTCAGCATTGTCTGCAACACATTGTTGCTGGGTGTTCATGCATCACTGCTGCTACTGATGCTCAATCATGAGACTCAATGTACCTCAAAGCTTCAGGCCTTCACATCAGAGATAGTTCAAGTGTTATCATGGGCAACCAGTGTTATAGCAATATGCAAGATATCAAAATCAAGCACACATTTCCCTTGGATTCTGAGGGCTTGGTGGCTTTGCAATTTCATTGTGTGTGTGATAAGCACAGGGCTTCATGTCCATTTCAGTGTCACCAACAATGGTGAGGTGAGTATAAGAGAATATGCAGATTTCCTTGGTTTGCTTGCTTCAACATGTCTTTTGGTTATTTCCACAAGAGGGAAGACAGGCACTGTGATGCTTGCCACAAATGGTGCAgccgaaccacttcttggagaGAAAACTGAGAAACATTCAGAGTGTCGAAAGGAATCTCCATATGGAAAAGCCACGCTTCTCCAACTCATTAACTTCTCTTGGCTCAACCCCTTGTTTGCAATAGGGTACAAGAAACCCCTTGAACAGAATGACATTCCTGATGTTGACATCAAAGACTCTGCTGAGTTTCTAACCTGCTCCTTTGATGAGAGCCTTAGGCAAGTCAAAGAGAAAGATGGCACTGCAAACCCCTCTATCTACAAGGCAATCTACTTGTTTGCTAGGAAGAAAGCAGCACTGAATGCATTGTTTGCAGTGGTAAATGCTTCAGCATCGTATGTTGGTCCTTACTTGATAACAGACTTTGTGGATTTCTTGGGAGAGAAGGAAACGCGTGGCTTGAATAGTGGATACCTTCTGTCACTGGCTTTTCTCTGTGCCAAAATGGTTGAGACCATAGCTCAGAGGCAATGGATTTTTGGAGCCAGGCAATTAGGCCTTCGCCTCAGAGCAGCTTTGATATCGCATATATATCAGAAGGGCTTACATCTGTCGAATAGATCGCGCCAGACTCACACAGGTGGGGAGATAATGAACTTCATGAGTGTAGATGTGCAGAGAATCACAGATTTTGTTTGGTATGTGAATGTAATATGGATGCTGCCAATACAAATTTCTTTAGCAGTGTTCGTTCTGCATACAAATCTAGGACTAGGTTCATTGGCTGCACTAGCTGCTACATTGGGAGTGATGACTTTGAACATACCTCTGACAAAGATACAGAAAAGATACCAAGCCAAGATCATGGATGCCAAGGACAACAGGATGAAAGCCACTTCAGAAGTCCTCAGAAACATGAAGACTTTGAAGCTTCAAGCATGGGACAGTCAATTTTCTCAAAGGATAGAAGCACTCAGGAATGTAGAGTACAGTTGGCTAACAAAGTCCTTGAGGCAAGCAGCATTTTCTGCCTTTATCTTTTGGGGATCACCTACATTCATTTCTGTGATAACTTTCTGGGCATGCATGTTCATGGGGATTGAACTGACAGCAGGAAGGGTGTTGTCTGCATTTGCCACTTTCCGAATGCTGCAGGATCCTATATTCAGCCTACCTGATTTGCTCAATGTCATTGCTCAAGGAAAAGTTTCTGTTGATAGGATCGCTTCCTTCCTCCGTGAGGAAGAAATCCAGCATGATGTCATTGAAAATGTTGCAAAGGAGAAAACAGAATTTGACGTAGTTATTGAGAAAGGGAGATTCAGCTGGGATCCTGATTCAACAACTCCAACCATTGATGAAATAGAATTGAAAGTTAAGAGGGGAATGAAGGTGGCAGTTTGTGGATCTGTAGGTTCAGGAAAGTCTAGTCTTCTATCAGGCATTTTGggagaaatatataaaaagtcTGGAACAGTTAGGATCAGTGGAACAAAAGCTTATGTTCCACAATCAGCATGGATATTGACTGGAAACATAAGGGACAACATCACCTTTGGAAAAGAGTACAATGGTGATAAGTATGAGAAAACTGTTGAGGCATGTGCATTGAAAAAGGACTTTGAGCTATTCTCATGTGGTGACATGACAGAGATTGGTGAAAGAGGGATCAACATGAGTGGGGGACAGAAGCAAAGGATACAGATTGCTAGAGCAGTTTACCAGGATGCTGACATATACCTTTTTGATGACCCTTTCAGTGCTGTTGATGCTCATACTGGTACTCACCTCTTTAAG GAGTGCCTTATGGGGATTCTCAAAGAGAAAACTATAATTTTTGTTACACATCAAGTTGAGTTTCTTCCAGCAGCAGACCTCATTCTG GTGATGCAAAATGGAAGGATAACACAGGCTGGAAAATTTGATGATCTTCTAAAGCAAAATATAGGATTTGAAGTTTTAGTTGGTGCTCACAGCAAAGCTCTAGAGTCAATTGTTGTTGCTGAAAACTCAAGTAGAACAAGTTTCAATTCAATATCTGAAGAAGGGGAATCCAACTTCAACTCCAGGTCAAGTCTTCAACTAGAGAACACACAGCATGACAAAGTGCAAGATAACCCTCCAGAGGACAAAGGAAATGATGGAAAGTTGGTGCAAGAGGAGGAAAGAGAAACAGGTAGCATATCAAAAGAAGTTTACTGGACTTATTTGACCACTGTCAAAGGAGGAATGTTTATCCCTCTCATTCTCTTGGCACAATCTTCATTCCAAATACTTCAGATTGCCAGTAACTATTGGATGGCTTGGGTTTGCCCCACAAGTAGTGATGCCAAGCCTATATTTGACATGAATTTCATATTACTTATCTATATGGCACTCTCAGTTGCTGGTTCATTCTGTGTTCTGCTGCGAGCCATGATGGTTTTAAATGCTGGACTTTGGACAGCACAGTCACTTTTCACGAAGATGTTGCATAGTGTGTTCCGCGCCCCCATGGCATTTTTTGATTCTACCCCAGCTGGAAGAATCTTGAATAGG GCTTCCACAGATCAAAGTGTGTTAGACATGGAAATGGCAAACAAAGTAGGATGGTGTGCTTTCTCAATAATACAGATTCTAGGAACTATTGCCGTGATGTGTCAGGTGGCATGGCAAGTATTTGTCATCTTCATTCCAGTAACTGCAGTCTGCATATGGTATCAA aGATATTATACCCCTACAGCTAGAGAACTGGCTCGCTTAGCACAGATACAGATCACTCCAATTCTCCACCATTTTTCAGAATCTTTGGCAGGAGCAGCATCAATACGAGCTTTTGATCAAGAAGGCCGTTTCATATACACCAATCTTATCCTTGTGGATGGCTTCTCAAGGCCATGGTTTCATAATGTGTCTGCAATGGAATGGCTTTCTTTCAGATTGAATTTActatcaaattttgtttttgcctTCTCACTGGTCATGCTAGTGACCCTACCTGAAGAAATAATCAACCCAA GTATTGCCGGACTAGCAGTAACATATGGGATCAATCTGAATGTGCTGCAAGCATCAGTCATATGGAACATATGCAATGCAGAAAACAAGATGATATCAGTTGAAAGAATTCTTCAGTACACAAATATAACAAGTGAAGCACCTCTTGTGATTGAAGACAGCAGGCCCCCAAGCAATTGGCCAGAAACTGGAACAATATGTTTCAAGAATTTACAG ATACGTTATGCCGAACATCTACCATCTGTGTTGAAAAACATCACTTGCACATTTCCTGGGAGGAAGAAAGTTGGTGTTGTTGGGCGTACTGGGAGTGGAAAATCAACCCTCATACAAGCCATTTTCAGGATTGTTGAACCAAGAGAAGGAAGCATTATAATTGACAATGTGGATATATGCAAGATTGGTCTCCATGACTTAAGGTCAAGGCTTAGCATTATCCCACAAGACCCTGCCTTGTTTGAAGGCACTGTTAGAGGAAACCTGGACCCTCTTCAGCATTACTCTGACATTCAAGTGTGGGAG GCTCTAGACAAATGTCAACTGGGCCACCTAGTGAGGGCCAAGGAAGAGAAGTTAGATTCCCCTG TGGTTGAAAATGGTGATAACTGGAGTGTGGGCCAAAGGCAATTATTTTGCCTTGGAAGAGCCCTTCTGAAAAGAAGCAGCATACTAGTACTAGATGAAGCAACAGCCTCAGTGGATTCTGCAACTGATGGAGTGTTGCAGAACATCATAAGTCAAGAGTTCAAAGATAGAACTGTTGTCACAATAGCTCATAGAATCCACACAGTTATTGATAGCGATTTGGTTTTGGTGCTCAGTGATG GGAGAATTGCTGAGTATGATGAACCATCAAGGTTACTTGAGAGAGAAGATTCCTTCTTCTTTAAACTTATAAAGGAGTATTCTGGAAGATCACATAGCTTCAACAGCTTGGCAACACAACATGTCCAAAGCAGGGAACAGTTATAG